Genomic segment of Malania oleifera isolate guangnan ecotype guangnan chromosome 7, ASM2987363v1, whole genome shotgun sequence:
CCATGAACAAGGCCCTTCCCACGCAGGAAGCGCCAGCTCACTTGGTGATCTCTACTCCCAGGCCATTCCCATACAAAAGTAACCAAGCAGTACCCTGGAAATATGAATGCGAAGCGTATGTGGAAGGAAGCACCAGCAATATAGCAGGGGTAAAAGGGATAACCCGAAGTGGTAGGGTGTATATGCCAGATTCTTCTAAATCAAATCGGCAAAATGCAGGGGAACCAGACAGGGCAGTGAAAAGTCCAATATCCAATGGAGAGGCCGAAGAATTCCTAAAGATAATAAAGCATAGCGAATACAACATTGTGGACCAACTAAAGAAAATGCCAGCTCACATATCTGTTTTGTCACTTCTACTAAATTCAGAGACCCATCGGGAAGCGTTACTTAAAGTTCTAAATCAAGCCTACATTCCCCAAGATATCAGCGTTGATAAATTCAATCATGTGATCGAAAGTCTGGCAGCCTCCAACTACATCACTTTTATTGATGAAGAAATTCCGCCAGAAGGCCAGGGGCATAACAAGGCGCTGCATATATCCACCAAATGTAAGGATCACATGATGTCTCGAGTCTTGATAGATAATGGGTCATCCCTCAATGTTATGCCAATGACTACACTGCAAAGGTTACCCATTGATCCTTCTTATGTGACACCAAACAATTTGGTGGTGCGTGCCTTCGATGGAACACGAAGAGAGTCAGTAGGGTCGCTTGACATCCCTATTCAGATTGGACCAGTAACCTTCAATATCACTTTTCAAGTCATGGATATTACACCTTCATACAGTTGTCTCTTGGGAAGGCCGTGGATACATAATACAGGGGCAGTTCCATCATCTTTGCATCAGCGAGTGAAATTTGTAGTAGGGGATAAACTggtatgtgtttatggagagaCCGATATAATGGTTACTAAACCTTCTTCCACTCCCTATGTGGAAGCAGCTGAAGAAGCCCATGAAGATTCATTCCGAGCATTTGAGATCATCAACGTCATTACTATAATGGAGGGATTTTTTATCCCTCAACCTCAGATCTCTTCTTCCACACGTATGGTGGCTTTTGCTCATTTTGCTCATTTTGCTCATTACTATAACTGGACATCTTTTGATTACCCAATTCACTTCATGTAATAGCTTTTgctcattttgctttctttttgtaatccgtggacattATCGCCTCGGACCGTTTGTCTTTTTCATCAATAAAACAAGTATGCATTTCTTTCGCATTTATTGCATCATAGGATCAGTTGTCAAAGAATTGTTTACCTTTGTTTTATGCAGGGATAGGGAAAATAATCATACCAGTATTCTGGAGCCAGAAATtgatgttaactttgaaaacttaatccTAGAAGCTGAAATAGAAGAGGAAACCAACTTATCAACTGAAATGCAAAGAATGTTGAAATCCGATGAAAAACCAACTTTAACCAGTAGTGACCCCACAGTCACAATAAATTTGGGGACTAATGAGGAACCAAAAGAAGTAAAAATCGGGGCACTGTTGGGAGGAAGAGAAAGATGCGAAATGATAAACCTTCTAAAGGAATACCAAGATGTTTTCGCATGGTCATATCAAGACATGCCAGGTTTGGATACAGACTTAGTAACACATAAGTTACCCATTTAGCCAGATAGAAACCGGCAAAACAGAAATTGAGGAGAATGCGCCCAGATATgttgatcaaaataaaagaagaggtacagaagcagtttgaggctggttttttagaagtagccaaatatccagagtggatggccaatgtagttccaataatgaagaaaaatggaaaagtgagaGTCTGTGTTGACTATCGAGACTTGAATAAAGCTAGCTCTAAAGACAATTTCCCACTTCTACACATAGATGTGCTAGTAGACAATATGGCGGGACATGCCctgttttcattcatggatggattTTCTAGATAAAATCAAATTAGGATGGCCCCGGAAGATAAAGAGAAGACCACGTTTATCACCTTATGGGGGACCTTTTGCTACAAGGTTATGCCTTTCGATTTAAAGAATGCAGCGGCAACCTATCAGAGAGCCATGGTAACATTATTCCATGACTTGATGCATAAGGAGATAGAAGTATATGTGGACGACATGATCGTTAAGTCTCGGGATGAGTATAGCCATGTGATGAacttaaggaagctatttaaaaGGCTACGAAAATGTCAACTGAAATTAAATCCAGAAAAATACATTCGGAGCTTCTTCAGgaaaattgttgggatttatcGTAAGTGAGAAAGGGATTGAGGTAGACCCAGATAAAATAAAAGCTATTCGAGAAATGCCTAGTCCCAAAACCGAAAAAGAGGTTAGGAGTTTCCTAGGCAAATTAAACTACATAGCCCGATTTATATCTCAGTTGACTGCTACTTGCGAGCCCATATTTAAGCTGCTAAAGAAGGATAACCTCAAAAAATGTAATGAAGATTGTCAGAaagcttttgagaaaataaaagaatatctatTGAACCCTCCAGTTTTGGTTCCCCCTGTACCTGGAAGGCCTCTTATATTATACTTAGTAGTATCAGAGAATTCCATGGGGTGTGTGTTAGGACAACACGATGAGTTCGGAAGAAAGGAGTGCGCCATCTATTGTCTAAGCAAAAAGTTCACGGAATACGAATCTAGGTACTCTAACCTGGAGAAGACATGTTGCGCTTTGGTGTGGGTGGTTAGCAGATTAAGGCATACACGCTGTATTACACAACGTGGCTGATTTCTAAAATGGATCCGATTAAGTATGTTTTCGAGAAACCTGCAGTAACAGGACAAATGGCTCATTGGCAAATGCTGTTGACTGAATATGATATTACATATGTAACGAGAAAAGCCATCAAAGGGAGCATTATAGAAGAATATTTGGCTGATAGGCCTGTTAATGATTACCAACCCATGGAGTTTGACTTCCcggatcaagatattgattcaattgatcaagaaaaggaaGATAATGTTGGGTGGATGATGCTATTTGACGGGGCAACCAACGTATGGGGGCATGGAATAGGGGCTGTACTCATATCACCAAAGGGTAAATATTACCCAGTCACAGCCAGACTCACCTTTCCGTGTACCAATAATATAACTGAGTATGAAGCATGCGTATTGGGCTTACAAGCAGCTATTGACCGAGGCATTAAAAAATTGATCGTAAAAGGAGATTCCGCTTTGGTAATTTATCAGTTGACTGGAAAGTGGGAAACCCAGGATTCCAAGTTAATACCATATTAGGAGTACATTCAGGAAATGATGCAGGAATTCGATACTATCAGTTTTTCGCGTTTATCAAGAGAGAGTAATTTAATTCCTGATGCGCCAGCAACATTGGCGGCTTTATTTAAGGTTGAGTCCGGAATAGAGATTGAACCCATTCGAATAAGGATGCATAGGGAGCCAGCATATTGTATAATGACGGAAGAAGCTGATGGAAAGCCATGGTTTcatgatatcaaaacatacattcaaTGGAAGGAGTATCCCATAGGAGCCTCTAATAACGACCGGAAGACAATTAGGAGGCTAGCTATGGGATTCTTCTTAGATGGGGAGATGTTGTATAAAAGGAACCATGATATGACCCTCATGTAGTGCGTGGAGTTGCAAAAGGCAAGACAAATCATACAGGAAGTACATGATGGCGTTTGTGGGACCCATGCGGGAGGTCACTCGTTGGCTCGAAAAATCCTAAGGAGTGGATACTATTGGATAACCATGGAATAGGATTATATAGAATATGTTCGAAAGTGGCATAAGTCAAATCTATGAAGATCACATAC
This window contains:
- the LOC131160947 gene encoding uncharacterized protein LOC131160947 translates to MDPIKYVFEKPAVTGQMAHWQMLLTEYDITYVTRKAIKGSIIEEYLADRPVNDYQPMEFDFPDQDIDSIDQEKEDNVGWMMLFDGATNVWGHGIGAVLISPKGKYYPVTARLTFPCTNNITEYEACVLGLQAAIDRGIKKLIVKGDSALEFDTISFSRLSRESNLIPDAPATLAALFKVESGIEIEPIRIRMHREPAYCIMTEEADGKPWFHDIKTYIQWKEYPIGASNNDRKTIRRLAMGFFLDGEMLYKRNHDMTLM